The DNA region TTTATTCAGTTCTGTTACTTTATCATTTTTGAGTTGTCCATATTGGTTATAAATCGCTTCCAAATTAGACACGTCTACAGTTTTATCCTTAACTCCGTCTTTCAAAATATTAATAACCGACTTTGTAATATTTAAAGAACCGTCTAGATTTTCTTTTGGTAGAGCTAGAAGTTTTTCAAAATCTTCTTGAATGCCTGCATTAAGTTGTCCCATTTCCGTTCTTAATTTTTCAATGTCTCCGTCTGAACCCTTATAAGATTCAAACGCTCTGCTAACTTTACTAGAAAAATTATTACTATCTTCAGCCAATTCGTTTTTAGAATTGTTTAAGTCTTCTGAAGTTATTTTCATATTATACTGAATTTTTTGCACGTCACCTTGAAGTAAGTTAAAAATACGTACAAATAATGCTTTTGCTTCCGGATCTTCATTCATTTTTCCAGCTAGTTCAACTAATTTATTGTAATAATTTGTAAACCTTATTCCGAAACTCTGTATGTCTTGATTTACAACGGATAATTTGTGGTTATTTACATCCAGGCAGTCTCGAACATGGTTTCTTACAGTACCTTGATCAGTTGTTATTCCATATATAGTACTTACATCAAGATCTGGTTGCTGTAATATGATTAGCCCATATCCTTGAATCAATGGCGTCTGTGATCCTAATTTCGTAATCGAATTTGATAACCTATCCATAGCGGGTCCAAGTATACTACTTGGTTGTAAATAAGTTGTTTTACTTTCTGCAAAAGTATTTACAGGTGAGAAGCAACTTGTAGATACTGCAGTAATTAATAACCCTGCGACTAACGTTTTTTTCATGGTAATCCCTCCCATTAATTGGTGTTTGTTGATAAAATAGTTAGACTAAATTTTAAAGGTTTCATTTTTATTTATATGAAATCTAGCCTTGCAACTATTTATGCTTTGATTAGCTCTCAAATCAATAGTATGATATTCATTTGAGAGCTGGACCTGCTTCACTTGCAGGAAGTCCAGATAGATTTAGTCGTTGCTCCTATCATTAATCCTGCCATGACTTTTTTGATAGCAATTTCATAAGATCCTACAAGATTACAAAAAATGAAATTATACTTGTACATTGCTTATACTTTTACCTCGGAATAAAATAAAATCATTTTTGCTATGTAGAGACTTAGAATGCTATTTCTTATAAATGTGATACTTTTGTGGTTCTAAATTGTTTCTAAGTTTAATTAACTGAGTAATGAGAAAATTAATTCGACATAATGTTACTTGCAACTTCACTGCACTTTTTATTCGTATAATCTTCTCCTTTCTTAGTGGTCGTACCAATTACACCTTTATTAAAACATTAAACTTTTAATGCGTAAATAGTAGAATTTTGTCGAATAAATCCGAAAATTATACTATTAAGCATTAGTTCCACTGGCAATATTATCCTGATAAAATTACTATTTAATCTTATTTATATTCAATCTTATTCAATTAATTGTAATTATTATAAGTTAATATATATATTAAAAAGATAGTTAATTTAGCTTAAAAGAAAAAATGCAATGTGATTTAATTATATTAAAATAATTCAATCACATCCTGCATACTCATTACCTTTATTTGTATATGTAAAATTGCATGCTCTTTGGTGATTTGCTCCAGAAGTCTTTCATCAAATTACAAAAACCTAGGATATTCCCAATTATATAGGGGTAACGCCACATCATCATCAAGCTAAAGCGAATTTGTATTCACAAAATGAAAAAAACGCTATTCTTTTTGTAGAAATACACAGAAAGGATAGCGTTTTTGTATGAATCTATCGATTCAGGATAAGTTTCATTTATTCACTGAAGAACTACAGCAATATCTATCTCCACATATTCTTTAACAACTTGCACAAGATACAGGTTTTGTAAAACTG from Bacillus mycoides includes:
- the nheA gene encoding non-hemolytic enterotoxin subunit A; its protein translation is MKKTLVAGLLITAVSTSCFSPVNTFAESKTTYLQPSSILGPAMDRLSNSITKLGSQTPLIQGYGLIILQQPDLDVSTIYGITTDQGTVRNHVRDCLDVNNHKLSVVNQDIQSFGIRFTNYYNKLVELAGKMNEDPEAKALFVRIFNLLQGDVQKIQYNMKITSEDLNNSKNELAEDSNNFSSKVSRAFESYKGSDGDIEKLRTEMGQLNAGIQEDFEKLLALPKENLDGSLNITKSVINILKDGVKDKTVDVSNLEAIYNQYGQLKNDKVTELNKAIAQKQQKLIQLVQNLSNIEVQATQMTLIEQQLNNFTRTVKKQTQSFDNLVSSWDTFNNIMIETGTSLNTDVKIDSNSLQARLKELKQFTDELKKQTTEYQESVTKIKVTG